A portion of the Esox lucius isolate fEsoLuc1 chromosome 20, fEsoLuc1.pri, whole genome shotgun sequence genome contains these proteins:
- the aqp10a gene encoding aquaporin-10a — protein MKDIKRSMRVRNPMVRECMGELLGTFVLMLFGCGGAAQVKTSRETKGEYLSANLSFSVGVMSAMYICMGISGAHLNPAVTLSFCSLGRVPWVKLVPYSLCQVLGAYLASGLVFLVYYDAIMEYSGGTLTVYGPNETASIFATYPIENLSLSSSFLDQVVGTAMLLLCILPLDDKKNRPAPSALIPPIVAAVVLGIGMSMSSNCGGAINPARDLGPRLFTLTAGWGTEVFTCYNYWFWVPLTAPLLGGVVGAGMYMVLIAWHLPDLPTDLQIDPPRDPMAIVEMWNLPPAAEKEGFEDWKLSPAPEKKELEFKTAIC, from the exons ATGAAGGACATTAAGCGGTCTATGAGAGTGAGGAACCCCATGGTCCGAGAATGTATGGGAGAGCTGCTCGGAACCTTCGTTCTTATG CTGTTTGGCTGCGGTGGAGCCGCCCAGGTGAAGACCAGTAGAGAAACTAAAGGAGAGTATCTGTCAGCCAACTTGTCTTTCTCTGTAGGGGTCATGTCTGCCATGTACATCTGCATGGGAATCTCAG GAGCCCATCTGAACCCAGCTGTAACTTTGAGTTTCTGTTCATTGGGCAGGGTTCCCTGGGTGAAGCTAGTGCCATACTCTCTGTGTCAAGTGTTGGGAGCTTACCTGGCCTCTGGCCTGGTCTTCCTGGTCTACTATG ATGCTATCATGGAGTACAGTGGGGGAACTCTCACTGTGTATGGGCCAAACGAGACAGCCTCTATCTTTGCCACATATCCCATAGAGAACCTCTCTCTCAGCAGCAGCTTCCTGGACCAG GTGGTGGGCACTGCTATGTTATTGCTCTGCATTCTTCCATTGGATGACAAAAAGAACAGGCCGGCCCCCAGCGCCCTGATCCCGCCCATAGTTGCCGCAGTAGTCCTAGGAATCGGCATGTCAATGTCGTCCAATTGTGGTGGAGCAATAAACCCTGCTCGTGATTTGGGGCCACGCCTTTTCACACTGACCGCTGGCTGGGGCACAGAAGTGTTCAC GTGTTATAACTACTGGTTCTGGGTGCCCCTGACGGCTCCTCTGTTAGGAGGGGTGGTTGGAGCTGGTATGTACATGGTCCTCATCGCATGGCACCTGCCAGACCTTCCTACTGACCTCCAAATTGACCCTCCTAGAGACCCCATGGCCATTGTTGAGATGTGGAATCTGCCCCCAGCAGCAGAGAAAGAAGGATTTGAGGACTGGAAGCTGTCCCCAGCACCAGAGAAGAAAGAGCTGGAGTTTAAAACTGCTATCTGCTAG